A window of Numenius arquata chromosome 10, bNumArq3.hap1.1, whole genome shotgun sequence genomic DNA:
TCATGTTTTGGTGATTTTTCAAGTTTTGTCTCCATATTGCTATGTTTCAGAAAAATCTACCTAATCATACAGAAATGTATAAAATTGTTAAACAAAGAGGTTGCTAAATGGATAACGAGCaaccaaaattaaaatatgctCCTCATCTTTTCAGCCTACTTTTATCTTAGCCATTTTTTGCattcagaagtaaaaaaaaaaaaaacaaacacacccaAAGACATTAGGCAACAACATAAATTTTCAGTTAAGTGTATCAATTTAAGTAATTAACTGTTTTACTTTTCACAACATCGTAAGCTGGAAgactaaaaatcaaaacaaaaaatcatgATGTATGACATCCAATTCATCCCTGGCATTATTCCACGTAAATCAGTGGTATTACACCAGGGATTAATTTGGAACACTGATCTGAATTAGAGCACTGTTCTATACAGCAACCTCATCGTAACCCACAcataaaaaaataacccaaaacattATGAGCATCACAAATGCACACAGATAATTATGCACCTACAGATCCACTTCTGAGCAAACAGAACAGACTATTTCATAGTCTTGATAATAACAATAAGGAATTTCTACTATTTAGAAAATCAGTACGTCCATTTTTCTCAGAAAGGAGATTTAATAATCATGTAAAATACTTGGTAAAAGTCCACCCAGAAGAAGGTAAAGCTCCTCTAGGGCTCAGGTTTTGCATTTCCTAATGAAGTGTGACCAGCGATAGGTTACGCAATGAATCTTCAAAAACTGCTCTAATGGAGTTTCGAAGATTGATCTGAAGTACTTAAGCCTGCTCAGCAAAGGGTCGTCATCACCTATATAATACACAGCAACGTAAACTTTTTAATTAATAGTTCTTCTCCGAGTAGAAGACCATTCATATTTCCTTCCTCTATTAAATACCGTGCCTAGGTCCACTTTCGCATGCAAGATGGGTTGCTTCGGTTTAGCTGTCCTTACGGGTGAAGTTAGAGGCTGTGTCTCCCACCTCACCCCAGAGGCAGGCAGATGGCTCCACCAAAGCCTCCCTCCTGCGCTCAGGGAGCGTGAGACCAGGCAGcggcaggagaagaaaagaagtgaaTGGAGAACACCTCTCTCTTCCACAGACTCTCCCACACATCTGTGATGGTTAAGGCTGCCTCTGCCTTTCAAAGACAAATCTCCGGCAGGGGCCGGTTGTTCTCCATCCAGCTGCGGTTTCATTGCCCAAAACCGCTGCCCAGCCAGTGCCCTACATAGCACTACATGCTCTGCCAGATTGAAACTCATTCGTCATCGCTCGATTTTCCTATTCGCGAGTGACCTGAAACCTTTAAGGCTACCCACAGCCCACCAGCGAAGTTGCTGGAGCTGCGTGCTGGCTACGGAgcggtttattttcttttttaatttttctttttttttttttttttttttttttgttttgttttgtttcccaccctggagccagactctttctcGCTCCTCGGGAAGTTGGCTGTGCCCtcgcctcccctctccctcccggGGACGGTGCCCAGGCGCAGTGCGCTCACTTGGCAAGGAAACGCGGccataaaatattaaaaccctGCTTTGCCCGGGGCTCCGCCGTTCCGGGCTCCGCCGTTCCCGGCTCCGCACCGCAGCTCCGCAACCCTCCGCGGCGGAGCCAGCGCGGAGCCCCCACCTCACCCGCACCCCCGGCCCGGGACCCCCCGCTTCCACCGCCGCCGCAGCCCCACGGTCCACTCGGGAGACCCCGACACGGGGCAGgtggtgcggggaggggggggctggttctccccccccacacacaccccgggcACAGTCGGCACCGAAAGGTGGGGGGGCAGCCCCCGACTGCTGCAAGGAGTGAGGAGAGCCGCTCCGGACGGGGCATTTGGCAGCCctccccccccactcctcccccccaaaaaatgtgaACTATGGTGATACCAGCGCCGAAGGAGGGGGTAAAGGGGGCAGCCCCCAATTTCTCTCCAGCTACATGTTGCTTTGGGACAGCCAGGGTCGGAgtgccgaggggggggggggggggggtgtgcagaTGTACTTTTAACTGCACACCGCCATGCACCCCCCGGGGACGGGGACcgtggcgggggcgggggggtgtcagCACTTACTGAAGAAGATGTACTCGGTGTAGCTGCTCCAGATCTTGTCGTCCCTGTACTGGTTGATGAAGGCGGCGGTGCCGGTAGAGTTGCAAGCCACCATGTGGAAGCCCGCCTCGGAGAGCCGGTCGAAGGCTTGCTCCAGGTAGGTGAACTTGAGGTAGAAGCGGGAGGTGTACTTCTCGGGGGGGCGGTCGGGGTCGCGGCTCTCGTTGAGCGTCTCCCCGAAGACCTCCTTGGCCAGGGCGATCCTGCCGCACACCATGATGCGGGCGACGCGGCGGAACTTGGCGTCCGCCTGGTTGTCccgcaccgtggtgtaggagccgCGGTAGCCCACGGTGAGGAAGCCCGAGCGCTTGTCCAGCGCCGCCCGCTGCAGCCGGTCGCTGCTGCCCTGCGAGTTGCTGTCCTCCAGGTCGCTCTGGCAGCCCTCGTCGTTGAGCGAGCTCTGCTTGGTGACCTTGGGCGACAGCAGCTTCACCAGGTCGCCCAGCTGGAAGTACTCGGCCTCCCGCAGGAGCCGCTCCTTCTCGGGGAAGTGCTCGGGCAGCGCCAGCTGCTTGTCCCGCAGGTAATCCAGCACGTACCTGAAGAGGAAGCCGTCGCGGTCGATGAAGAAGCGCGCCCGGCTGTCCCTGGGCAGCTGGCGGGTGGCCGCCGGGCCACCCCGGCAAGGGGAGAACATGGTGGCCAGCGTGCTGTCCGGGACGCTGAGCAGCGTGGAGTGCCTCGTCACGTACACCTGGCCCCCCACGTTCAGCTCCACCACCTCGGGGAACGGCGAGCCCGACGGCCCCGACACCATGTCGCTGATGGGCAGGATGCTGCCGCCCGCCTCCTTCAAAGCCATGGCTGCGAGCGGGCGGCAGCGAAGGAGGGTCTCCCTCCTAAAAAAGccggcctccctccctcccctccacccaccccacccttcctccctcctcctcctcctcctcctccttctcctcctcctcctccttcccccgccgcccgccgcgcccggAAGCGCCTGGACGGAGCCGCTGCTCCCGCCGCCCTCCGGCACggcccccccgcgctgccccggCGGCGGGACTGCACCGGACGGgacgggctgggctgggctgccccCACCGGACCCGACCCGAGCGCTGCCCTGGCCCCGCctcgcccggcggcggggggcgagggggccAGCAGCCGCGCTGGCCTCAAAGCCGAGCGCGTTCGCCGGAGCCGGCGGCCACTTGGCAAAGCGCTGCCAGGCTCGGCCCAGGGATGAGCCAAGCCCCCACCCCGGCTCCTCCCCTCGCCTCGGCTGGGTGGCTTTTTggatttctggttttttttcccgtTAAAAACCTCCCAAATGCCTCTGCCTCCCTTACGCAGTCGCTCCGCTCGGCGGTTGCGGAGTGCCGGAGTGATGGTTGCTCATCAGAAAGCAGCATCCTGTGGGATGCATGTGACAACATTTTTCACCATCTTCCCTAATACCAGCGTGCCTTTACCACGAGGGAAGAGGGGGATTTGATTGAGGGCACAGAAGAAACCGGTGTTCAGCTGTGCTGGTGGTACAAATCTAACAGATCCTGGTGGGACACAAATGCTCTACTTGATGTCCAGCTGCTTCGCTGGGGCACGGCACGCTGGGATCTTGATTTTCAGAGAAGCTTAATGGGCTCTCCGGCTTGACAATGGAACTGGGGTGATTCAGAGCAGAAGAGAAAGTCAGCTGCCACGAGGATCCAGATGCCAGACACAGATTTTGATTTGTAACACGTTAGCGTCTGGATTCTTGGCCATGAAGTGACTAAATTTGCACTCTATTTAAGcagtagatttttaaatttttatttatttgtttttagccAGAGCCGCAAGTCACCTGCGTCCAGATTTCTGATGCATGTACTTTCAGGCTGTGCTGCTGGAATGTATTAGAGCACAGACTTGTGCCCATGTGTTGGACGGGAGATGTAGGATTGCTCTTGCCAGTAGAAACTGAGGCCTAAACCTGGCTGCATTTCTCTGACTACCAGTGCCAGATCTAAGTGTGACTCCATTGTGCTGGGTGGTTTGTGCATGGGAATGCTTTAGCTTTGGGTTTTATGACCCCTTAAAAATTAAGGCTTAAACCCTTAATCGGTTTGCAGGCAGATACAACTGCAGTCTGTTACCTCCTCACTGGTGTGCGGCGATCACAACCACCAGTCATCCAAAGCTTCATCACGTTCTCTAAACTGCTGGCGTAGACTTCTCACTTTCAAAGTAGTAATATAGATGTCTCTACAGCACTTCATCCCACCTGTCTTAGACATCGCTTTGGCGCTACCTTCCTCCCTCCATTTGCTGTAGACAAACCCTAAATCTACACTTAGAGACAACTCCTAGCTTTTATGTGGCTCACCCATTGGGTGTTGGAAAGACTGAGCAGAGACTCCTAGAAAACTAGATAGGTTGTGCTTCAAACGTA
This region includes:
- the KCTD8 gene encoding BTB/POZ domain-containing protein KCTD8, with protein sequence MALKEAGGSILPISDMVSGPSGSPFPEVVELNVGGQVYVTRHSTLLSVPDSTLATMFSPCRGGPAATRQLPRDSRARFFIDRDGFLFRYVLDYLRDKQLALPEHFPEKERLLREAEYFQLGDLVKLLSPKVTKQSSLNDEGCQSDLEDSNSQGSSDRLQRAALDKRSGFLTVGYRGSYTTVRDNQADAKFRRVARIMVCGRIALAKEVFGETLNESRDPDRPPEKYTSRFYLKFTYLEQAFDRLSEAGFHMVACNSTGTAAFINQYRDDKIWSSYTEYIFFRPPQRTVSPKQDHEERKHDKVLDKGSESGTSCNELSTSSCDSHSEASTPQENASTQPSTAHQPNTLTLDRPSKKAPVQWMPPPDKRRNSELFQTLISKSRETNLSKKKVCEKLSVEEEMRKCIQDFKKIHIPDYFPERKRPWQSELLQKYGL